The DNA sequence AATTTACACATACTTCAGTACTTTAGAGTGCTGGCCACACACACTAAAAGCTGCACAGTAAGCTGCAGAATGTTATCTGCATTACCAGGGTTCCATTTTAATTCTTCACATATTATTTTCCAttgtataaatgaaaaataaatgaagttaatattctgattttttttttaagactaaactacaTGTTATGATCTTGAACTGTGATTTACCaccccttttttccctcttcagcAGAGGTTTAATTTAGTTTCATTTACCTCATGTGCTTTGAAATATCCCAGAGACGTGAAGCTTCAGTTGCAATAAAAATACTTCTGCTGCATAATGTAATAAAAAAGGTgacataaaaaattaaataaacctTTCTTTTTTGAATGTGTGGATATAGGGGTTTCTTGCTTGCACCTCCCAGGAGAATAACCCTTCTCATTTTTATTCTGTGAAACACTTTGGCACTGAGCAGTTTTAGCtgatttcatagaatcatagaatgcttTGCAAGGGACCATAAGGATCATTCCATCCCCTTCTCCCACAagctgggacaccttccactagaccaggttgctcagggccccatccaacctgaccttgaacacttccagggatggagcatcctcAGGTTCtttgggcagcctgctccagtgcctcaccatgctcacagtgaagaatttcctcCTAACATCTGATCTAAACCTGCCTCTTTCAGTTTAATGAAATTACTCTGTGTCCTGTCTCTCTGTGCCCCTGTAAACagcccctctccctctctcttgtACCCTTTGCCTGGAAAGCTGCTGTGGGGAagccccagagccttctctccTCCAGCCTGAATGAGCACGGCTCCCCCAGCCTGTCACCATGGCAGAGATGCTCCAGAGCTCTGATCATCCTCAGGGCCCTACTCTGGACCTGCTTCAAGAGGTCCACTTgcttcttgtgttggcaggcccagagctggacgcagcactccaggtggggtctcatgagagcagagtagagggggaaaatcccctccctcaacctgctggtcACCGTCCCCTGGTCCTCACTGGCTGCACTGAGACAGATGGCCAACTGCTTTGCAAGACAAATGCTCCTTCTTGCCAAAATCTGTGCTATGATACTAGGTACAATTAAGGGAAATGCATTTTATTGGACTGTGGAAGCCGAGAGGCATGCAACAACATGCTCTGTGTTTATTTATGTTAAAGTTCAGCTTTGGGTCACCCAGCCAGGTGACCACTTTCAACTCCCAGGTACCTGCAGTGCACAGACCAGGGCTGGAACAAGTAAGTCCTGGCACACAAAGAAGAGTCAAAGTTTTACTTCACTACTGAGTTGGCATCACCCAAGATTGCATGCCATAACCACTCTGCAATCTGCAGCTACCAGCACACTTCTCTTACTGTTAATTTATTTAGATAGCAGTTGATGGTTTAATAGTATTTAATTAAGCTCAGTACAGTTAAACCAGCTAAGCtttggcagccactgctgtcaTTGCAAATCAAACTTTGTATTGTGGGCAGGGGAATCAGGGAAACAAGATGAAAATTTTCCCCTTTGCACCACCCCCTGGtacttggcaacagggctcttcCCAATGCTGCTGCCCAATCTGAACTGTCTGTACTAGAATAACATTTTTCACATGACATACACTcagcacattttttaaacatctCTAATGAAGCACAGCCATATGTATGTATGTGCATATTCACACATGTGCTCTAACACATACAGACATGTGTGTGCatgtttatatataaatatacacacatattTGGCTGTTAACACCATGGAACAGAAGTGTCTCTCTGAAAGTGATTATTTATTCCCAGACAAAGAGCTTCCTGCAAGAAGATCAGACCTATTAGCCTTCAATACTTTTGAACTTCTCCTGAACAAGCTTAAATCCCTTTTACATACTGGGTTAAATAAGAAATTTGTTGTCACTGTTTTGAGCAATAAAAATGGTTGCAAGAAGCTATGTGTGTTCCTGGTGGATCTGTAAGCTCTTTGAAAACAGTTTTCATATATTTTCCAGCAAAGCTGGACTGCCTTGTTCCAGATTCTAACACTGCCCTGGGGGGATAAGATGTACAGTGTTTGCTTCGAGTTCTGCACGGATCCGAGGGAAAACAGACTTGCTCATCCTGGCTACAAATTTTTAAGTGAAAGgttgagctgctgctctgtgctgtgcatgGGTCAAAAGAATCACTCAGATTTGCCAAGAGACAGAAGAATACTGTATGGTTTTCAGGGCTGGGATAAGGTGTTTCTCTGAACTAGTTCAGGAGATGCCATAATTCTTCAGTACCTGGGTCTCCGTGAAGGTAGGATGAGCATGTTGGTGCAACAAAACTGCAGCCTAAAGTTCTTAAAGTGCTGTATTTGCTAAGTAACTTTGTGATAAGGGACACAATACTTCCAGAGAtcttaatctgattttttttaaaaaccatttgGTTTGAAACACAAGCTTGTATGAAGCTGGCACCACAGGAACTAAACAGCAAGCTTCCCCGCAGTTATAAGCACCTATAAAATAATCTGTAAACTTTTAAATTGAGATTTGACAGAGGGCTTTAGTTTACGCCAATTTAAAGTACATAAAAATTCCCTCTGGCTTACATCTGTGAAGAGAGGGAGGATAAGAACAGTGTCAGCTTAGGAATACACGTGAGGCAAGATCACTCTCTAGAAATGCGTATTTACTAAATATTGTGAACTCATCATGAATACTTCAACTCAACAAATATTTGCTGAATCCTCTAATACAGAGGCCAAAGAAAGCTTTGGCAAATGAAAACCTGAATTGACTTAGATATAAAATCAGATTATTTGAGAACTGATGGTAAAGCTATAAAACACTATAAAACCCATCAGATGTCAGTGGGCAAGTGATAATTTTTGCCAGCTGACCTCTTCACCAGCTTCTCACACTTGGGAATTGTTTCAACCTTTTACATTTTCACTTGTTCCTATGTATATTGATATATTTTGGGAGCTGTGGAGTAGTCTGTTTAATCTTGAGAAACCAAGCCTGCAGATATCACACGTGGGAGCTCCATGCGATCCTGGATGTTCCTGTGCTTTGACAGCTTCTGGCACCTGCCCAGAAAGAGGGTGTTCTGCCCAGTTAGTGAGAACTGATTAAAAACAGAAACTGAGGTGAGCTTTTACACACAAACAGTGAAGAGCAAGGCAGCAGCAAAGGTTCTTCCAGCATCACCAAATCCTCCCAAGGCACTCACAGCACTAATCCTTCCTTCCCACTAGTGGCATTTCCACCAGCACCACTCCTGCACCCAGCGCGGTCCCGCTCACTATCAACACCTTCCCGTGCATTTACAAGGCGTGGGTGGGGTGGAGTAACAGGGCTCTGCCCCACACCTCAGACCAGGACGTAGCTGGCAATTTAGCACAGATGAGTAACTCAACAGTTTATTTAAATGGAACACATTGGAGCTGAGGTGTAAAtaaatttttctgtattttgagtTTTATAAGAGATAACACAAAATGatataaacatttaaaaatgcaaaatagtgCAAAATTACTTCTGTGATAATTCAAGAAAAATGTTGGCAACCAGCAGCATTTTACAACCAACAATAGGAAACAGATCAGGCAAAACACTAATTTATATAGCATGGCAGAAATGCAAATAATCTACAGGCTTTTCCCTGTAAGACAGGAGAAAGATCAGTTACATACAGTCAAACTTAAGAAAGGTAACTAAACTGCAGCATTTGAAAAGTAGCCTTGTATACCAGCTTCCAGacaaaatgtaaatataatttaatttcttgctgCATATTGCACTAACTTCTTTTATTATTTGTCTTGGCTTgctgttttgtggggttttttttgtattatgTATGAGAAAATTACATTGCTGAAGAGCTCACTTCCTTTTTAAACACTGGCACCATGAAATTAGAGCTATGTTGACAGTCACCattccacaaaaaaacccaaacaaaacaaaaaaccaacaaaagtTGTCATAGTAGTAGGACAAAATCCAACTTGGAAAAATGAAGTGAAGAGAAATACAACTATTGCaacataaacataaaaaaaccaaattcaTGAAGGGCATAAAGTCCCATTGTATCAAGCCCTTTAGAAAAAAAGATTTGCAAGTGTATGTCCAAAAGAAGTGTTAAACGACAGTTCTGTAAGATTTGGGTTTAGGAGCTAGTGTGACATTTGATTCTTATTTTCCAGTTAACATAACAATATTCACTTCAAAGAAGTGATTATGAGGCAACAATcctatatatgtgtatatatttgTATCTGGATGTTGAAGTAGGTCACTGAAGTCACACTTACAGTAATAAAATTACTGAAAGGGCAACTACAAGTTCTCTATGAACTCCTGAAGAATGGGGTTGTCAatcaaacttaaaaaaatattttacagagcAGTTTCATATCTGAAAAGTCATCaagaaattcaacaaaaattGAGTCAAATCCAGCCTTTAAATTATTCCTGtaggaataaaattatttcttttttaatcatTTGACTTGACAAGGAAAACTTATTTGGGAATGTTTTACTGATTAATCAAACTGGCCCAGACACTGTAACAAAGAATGATATATTTTATCTTAAAACCCAACTAGAAACAATAATATAATTTGGAACAATTATTAACTGTGTTAACAAGTAGCAGGACATACaaaatgtgattaaaaaaccaaacaatttaGTTAAATTTTCAAATGCATTACAGGCTTATTAACCTGAACTGTCTGAAGAAGTTGATGATACATGGATTCACTTGACTGTATTTAACCCTCAAATTTTCTTCCAGAAACAGCTACCAATGACAAAGAGCAAAATACAGAAAGTTCAGAGATTCTCAAGTATGTTACTGCCCCCTTGGAAACCTGAATGgaggaaaacacagaagaagTTTACATcatagaagaaaacaaaagacaacTAAGAACTCTATGACTAatatagagggaaaaaaatattgctgtATTCCCATATCTGTATTTACATTCTGTTCACAAAGCTTGGGTTCAGGGCATTCAAATTAAATGTCTGCATTTTTATACAGAACAAGGAAGAATTCTTTCCATCATAAATATGTGGTATTATGCACATATATGTGCACACATATGCACAAAGGATATTCATTATTTCTCTTAGATCTtggctttttaaatttaaaacccTCAAAATATCACATCCAGCTGTGGTGTTGGAAGAAGGAAGTTCTATTGTAAAAATTTATTCACACTTTCTTAACCTTTGGCTGAGGTCAGGTAGCTAAACCACATTCTTAACTCTACACCAAAGTAAGACATGGAGTCTTAAGATACCATTCATTAGCATTTATAAATGGTCAACCATGCAATAAATTAAGTACTAACCTGAATCAATCccacagaaatggaaaatggacAGGATAACAGAAAAAAGATTGCAATAGTAACTCTTTTTTTGTACTGAGGAACCATCAACCTACTGATGTACACAGTCTAAAGGTTATTTCTGTTACTAGATTTGATTAGGCTATTTCCCCCTATAAAAACAGAAATTGCTTTTTCATTGAAAGATTGAACACTTTCAgaatctttttttaaatgaaaccaAATATTTTCACTACATAGGAAAGATACTATTTTAGCTTACAATTTCACACGAAGAAAGCATTTGAAAGACAGCTTTGTGGAAATTCCTGTAAAATAGCCTTCAAATTATAAGATAAATTCCTAAATGTTGGCTTGAGGGATGCATCTTTTAGAAGAAATAGTCAAATAGATCTCAGCCCAAAACTGCTGAGAATTTTTTAATATCATTCCAATTCTGTGTACCTTGTACCTTACTCTTATATTCACACAATATCTTGACAGTAATAGCAGCAAGTACTTTCAGGTGAAATCTTGCTATTGTTTATTGTCTGTGATGAATTTTTATCTTTGCATTTGCTAAATGAAATTTGGCAACTGAACCCAAAAGTTAGTGGTATCTCACTGCAACACAGGAGCAGAACAACAGGAAGAGTTTTGCAGATCAGTGGAAAAAGCTTGGAAGCTTCAGAgttgatatttttaatatgtcTGTTCTTCCACCAACAATTGCAATGCTgcaaaagtttattttaaaacaccTTTCTGTAGTAGTATGTGTTGTCCTTTGGAAACTCTGCACTTCTGATTTGTCTTAGAAAACAAATTTCCCTTTCACAGTAGTTTTTGACCGTGAAAATGATAGGGTGACTTCCATTAATAAAGAACTAAGCTTGAGACTCTTAGTATTAGAATCAGCTTCTTAAAATGTTAAATACTTCTCTCACATTGCTTTATTAACACACTctaacaaaacaaagaaaaaaattagaattatgCTGTGATTTCCTGGACAAGTCAAGAGGCTGTGCAACTTGGCACATAAGTCATAAAAACTAACTCTTTTTGTGAGATAATtgtaaaaaatgctttttttgtcATGAATTATAGAACAAAGTCCTTCCTGCTGACTACATCACTAAATTCCAGTGTAAGGACTTCTCACACATAAATCTTGCTGCGCAGTAAATTTGAAAACTCACAAGTTATTCCCAAGTGTTCGAATGAAAACATGCACTCTGAATGCATGTGTAGTAATACATAATAAAGGAATTTAGAGCCCAGCTTTTCAGAATCAAAACTGTAGGCAAGAGTCCAATAGCAGAAGTTGTTTTAGCtctagttttctttttaaatcatcAACACCAATGAAGACCCCTTACCAGTGGGATTCTTGGAAATCATATTTTAAACACTGTATGGTAAACACTGTTTTCTCTCAAGGGTTTAAGCATTATCTACCATGATCAACTTGATGCTGTGGCATTTAAttcataaataagaaaaaataaaaagaattaaaaaaaataaagttccGACCATTCTCAGAGACACCATTTCTGCTCAACAGTCCTCAGTGTAAGTCACAGAATCTGGACCTGTGGATATCTGTGCTGATCACTAGAACAGATCACCTCTGAAGAAGGACCATGCCTGAACTGCCTGGCTCGAGGCAGGAGAGATGAAATGCTAAACCCAGGGACAGAATATGCTGAACGCCAAAGTGTGAAGGCCAGAGATGGAAAGCTTCCATCCATACCAGAGACTTTCTTTAGGAAAAGCAGACAACTAATATATTTGTTCACTGGAGGAAATACATCCCAACAAGGAAAGGAAGGACATGAAGTGCATCCCTGAGACAAAATGCACATTTGGCTACTTGTTATCACTTCCACTTAAGCTAAAAGCAAGGTTAAAAGATTATATTTATATACAGTTTAGATTTTGCATCTTTATTGCTCTGACTTTCTATTTGCTTTGTATAATATACATTTTTTGTGCTGCTATGTCTGTGTGACCATCTTGCTTCCATCAATATTTTAATCTAATAAATATACTTCCATTAATCTCTGAAACAGTTAACTGTATAGGCTACTCTTTCCTGCATATTTTACTACTGATAACTTGTGAGAGGCATTTGGTCCTTAAACCTGGTGAGCTCCTTATACTATGTCCTGATGCTGTTTTCTTGATATTCAAAGGAACATTCAAAGGACAAGCTTGTTTTATCCAGCAAGACTATTACTGACAACCACCCACAACGTAGGTTGAAATATCCTGTTACAAAACTAAATTTATTCAGTTGTTATGACAGACAATTTTGTCCTGTGGTTAGATCTTGGCAATACAAGAGCATTTAGCCACATTTCTTGTGATGATATCAAATAATATACACAGCTCCATGTTAATGGTTTTTGGTTTGAACTTCAGCTCAGATTCAAGGGAGACTTTGAAGCCCACAAACCAGGCTTATTTTAGATTGACAGAAAAATGAGCCACTCAAAGTACAAATTTATGTCAAACTCTAAGTTCTAGTAAGcacaaaatgcctttttttttaacattgcttgtttcacaaaaaaaaaaaagcacaatgcTTTATTTGCTAGTGTTCTTTGCAATTTAGTTACCTCAGTTACGTCATCAGTTTGCTCTAGAAGCCATTTCTACAGTAAAGTGACTATTTTGCAGACAGCTGATATCATCATCATGATCCAAAAGCACAGGAACTATTACAGACTTGtgatattattttaataaaagaaaatattttaaatttctaatAAACATACCCAGTTTTCTTTCAATGCTCCAGAACACTTTAAGTAGAAGTTTTACTTCTTTTGACTCTCTTTAACTTTGAATAACCTTCTTCTTTCTGCTTagaaaaacaagacaaacaGAAAAGGGCAAAAGCCAataaagcaaatgaagcagcaatACTAAGCTAAATATTCAActattaaaaaatgtttctgagtGAAATGCTTAGTTGAATAAGAGGTAATTAATAACAATTTCTGTTTTccaatataaataatttaaagtatTATAAGTAAAGTGGCTAAATAATTAGGACCATGGCTAGTTTGAAAATACCCTTTACATGCTGGTAACCATGACTTTCAAAACCAGCTATCATTTCTGATGATCAGTAATGACAAAGGTTGATTCTTCAGAGATGTGTTTAGCAGTGTCCCCAATTAGCAGCATCATATTTTAatctggggacaggagggatcAGCCTAATGAGCATCAGAGAGTCCATCCCAACCCAAATTAACAGACAAGTCTCTTTCCTATTCCTGACACACCAATGAAACTTCGTGAGAGCTGTGCATCCACCTCTCTTGAGtccagcagtggcagcactgcagtggcAGTGTGGCAGTGTGGCAGTGAGAACTCCCTGCATCCTGACACTTCCCAAAAGTAGCTTGCAGGGTTCAGGCAGGTACCTGAGCTACTCAGAGCCTGCCTGGAGAGTGAGGAATGCATGGGGCACTTGTGACTCCTGACTAGGCCAAGGCAGTGCCCCTTGGCCATGCCAAGAGTGCTGTCAGGCCAGCTACAAGCTCTCCATGCTCACAAGCCCTGCTGTGTCTGAgtcattcccagcagcaggcaAAGGACTTCATTAATTCGTATTGTGGTGGGTTTCCCTTCAACACCCAGACCCCTGGAGTTGTTATGCCTATAAACAGCTAATTTTTGTTGctggttttcttctctttgtgaGAGTGACTCCGCTGCTGTagcactgcagtgctgggccTGTAACCCCTGACTGGGTTGTGGCCCTGTGGAAGGGCCTTTCCCAGCTGCAGTGGGATGGggccagctcagagcagctgggctggcGCTTCCCACACAGCCTGCTCTCTTCCGTGCTGCAGCTCGAGCCCTGGGGTGTGAGCGTGTTCCTGCAGCaggcccctggggctgctgcactggcCTTTGCTGATCTGCACAGACTGTGTTCCTTTAGTTACAGTTAAAATGTCCAGAACTGCCTTGTAATTGGCTTTAAAAGCATAACaaaacaagaagtcatttctaCAGAATGTTGCTAAATTCAGGTCCTTGAGTTGAAAAGCACAGAGCCACTGAGAATGCCCAGAGTTATACTGGGCAGGATAGAACTTTTCTGCAGAATCAGAAAATCTGCTTCAGAAACAGCAACATCATTAAACATTTCAGTAGCATCTTTTGCTGGGGACAAACATTTAAAATGAACTCTTCAAGTGACAATATCATATCTGATGGTTACTGTTACTTTTATCCTGGTTAAGGTTAATTTTATCCAGAGAGGTCCGTAACATTTCTTAGCCTGCCCAATTTAATTGGAACAtactaaaatttttaaaatatctttttgtcCCTTAATTCACATCCTTCTGGACTGGATTAAGGAGTGTATATGTGTGTGGGGTTTACCTGTCTTCTTCTGGCACAAGTTTTCTTTACAGATGCTTCCATGTTGCTCTCCTTGACTGGCAAAGTCGGTTTTGAGGTCAGTGTTTCACATGTCAGATACTTGTTCTCTGTAATCATCTTAAAGTACAGAAGTTTATAccctcattaaaaaaaacaccccacatTTTGAACAAGATCTCTAACTTTTAAAATTACCCTCTTTTTCAAAAGGGGCCCTCATCACACAAAGCTGATATATCCCACCAAATTACATTGTATAGATGAAAAACATGATAAGCCCAAAACATTTAATCCATGTACCCAAGAAGTGGAATATCATCCTCACAAAAATTGCACTGAAATCAGCTCAACTATTTATTTAATTGAAATGCAAagagaagcacagaaaaaataGGTGGTAAAGTACTTCTAGCTGGCACCTAATCATAACTTTTACCCAAAAGAGAGCTAACTTCAAAGATAGATCACCCTGCTTTAGGTCCCATTCAGCCAAGTTCTGAGAATATGGAAGGCtaacaaacccaaaaacctcCCTCTGCAACTTGTTTCAACAACTAGTAAGCTACTAGAAAGTAGTTTACTAGTTGTTCTCACACAGGATTTTTTCCTCGTgtccagtgggattttttttgctgctgcaacttttgctttttgtgaAATTGTAATTAAACTTGTATTTGCAAAACTTCTGTGTTTGTTCAACAGCACAATGCCTTACACACAACTACTGTCAGCACTACACAATTGATGAGGTTTGAGATTCCTTCCATGAGGAAGGAATTATTCCATTAATATGGTTTTATGTGGAGAGAGACTGAACAcgaaaaaaatgtcaccatgTTAACCTCACACAGACCTGGATAAACTGTCTAAAACAAAGGAAAGCTAATTACTCCACCATAAAAGTCTCAAATTAAAGAGGTGTTTATTTCACAAAGCACAGTAAATCATCTtcaccttcagaaaaaaaaggcaaaaaaaaaaaaagcagcaacatTAAGTTATAGGGTAGAATTTTAGAAAACTATATTGAGAACGATGGTAGAACATGATGAAAGTCGTGCTTTTTATTGCTTAATGTTGTTTTTGAATTTGTGAGAAGCAGTGAGAATGAGCCCTTTACCTGTTCAAAGTTAGGCTTCTCAGCAGTACAGTCCTGAGAGTGGCatgctgctttgttttcttcactTTTGGCCACGCACACTGTATCTTTGAAGACAGATTCATTAATATTTAACCCAGCTCCTTTATTTGATCTCTTTGTTTGTTGCAGTGACAAACTGGAATTTGTCATTTCGTTGTCTGATTTACAAATCTGCAAATGCACTTCCATTGACTGGTGTTGTTTCTCAAGAAATTGAGCAGTATTTTGACCTGTAaactttttcccccttcttgcACTGGAAGTAGAAGATTCATGTGTGTTCAGACATGGACTGGTGTTTGATTTCTGAAGCACTGGCCCAACATTCTTAAGAACGAATGGAGAATTTGCCTTTTTGTGATTGACTTCACTTGGACTCCCACCTGAAGCTGAGTTTTCAGAAAAATCAGAGTTAGTAATTTGTCCACTAGACTGGGTTTTCCATCGGAATATGGGTGTACcatgttttgtgtgtgttttcatGCTCTTTACCTGAAGCACGCTGCTGTCAGTAGGAGTTTTGACTGGCATATTTTGAATGTGTTTGAAAACCTGAGTTATGCTGGATTTGTGCACAGACAGCAAAGAAGATGAAACACCCACACTTTTTATTAGTGAATGCCTttcagcattttcctttttcttcctatcTGTTTGATTTGTGATCTTTCCATTCATTTGCATCAACTTTCCTTTGAAAATTGGTATAATTTTGCTGACTTTTGGGAGCGTGGATTCAAGGGCTGAGTTTACAGATGTTCCTAAAGATTTTGCATCTGGTAACTCTGGTACGCCTGGTATTTGCTTATTGCTCATTGCTTTCTCTGTTGCTTCAATGCTAACCCCTCCTGGAGTCTTGATGCTGCTCGAAAAACTGTGTGTTCCTGGCTCTTTGATCAAACGCTCCATCCAGTGGCTGTTTCCCGTACTGCACGTTGAAGGAATTCCAGGCAAATTAGGTTTTCTTGGAGGAGCCTCCGATAGAGATACTACACAAACCATCTCACCGTCCAATTTCGTATGCTTAGGTTTTATTTCCTGCAACATATCAAGAGCTGCTAAATTGAATAAACTGGATTTAACGATCTGATAGTGCCACCTAATGCCTCGCTATATGGTATCAGCCTAATGCACACCACAATATATAAGAATATCATTTTGTGGTTTGGATTAGAATgactatattttaaaacaagattTAATTGCCACTATAAATTAAGGGGAGTTTTTTAATCCTCCCCGAGTTCTTTGTTTACAAACGATGCTAGAACATCATATTTCTCAGAAGGAAAGACTTAAATTACAGTAATTATCTTGGTTTAGTGCTTTCCAACTGGATAATGAACCCCCTTTTGAGGGGTTCTGCAGAGGGTTTGACTGACAGGGCTCCTCATCTCTTCAGACTTCTAAGAGCATCTGCATTCTGAGCAAAAGACAGTTTGGATGTCTGTAAAAACCGCAGATGACACAGAGGACCCATTCTAGCTTTGATCACTGGAGAGACATAAACAGAAACTGCTTTCTGAAAGAGGATTATAGTATTTTAGAACCTCTGCAACTCCTGTCACTATTATTTGTTCAGAATTAATTACTTCATTTCTTCTATCACACACCACTACGAAAGAAATTTGAGCCTTAGCTTTCGTCACAACCTCAAATTGTAGGAGTTTTGATTACTTGCTTCCTTTCCATCACCAGACATGGAGTAAATCTTACAGCTTGAGTGTTTTAACATGCTTATATCCACACAgacctctttttatttttaaataaattataatattatatgctgctagtaataataataatagaatcatgaatggtttgggttggaagggacctgacaGATCATCtagctccagccccactgccatgggcacagacaactttcaccagaccaggttgctcaaagccccatccagcctggcctcgagCACTACCAGAGATGGAGAATCCACATATTtgggcaacctgctccagtgcctcaccacgcaccacaaaaatttcttcctaatatctaatctaaatctaccctctgtcagtttaaagtCTGTCATTACATGCCCATGTAACAGTAACAATAGTAATAATGTTACTGTCATTATTTTTGTTATaactgttgtttttattatcatGGAAGAGAATTGAGAAAGTTCTGGATAtccaaatgtaaaaaaaaataaatctacagAATTGCAAATACTGATAGCAACTAATTAACACCAAGtctattttttaatgtatttgtaaTGTTAGTAACAACTTTACAATGGCAAATACTGGAGCTTTTACTTACACGATAATTAAAAGTTACAGGATTGATAGTTTGTTGTGAAAAGCATAGTTAAATACTCTTACTGTGCTCTGAATATGATAAAGACCACTTCCTGCAATGAAAAAGTATGTGCCACTAACATGTTCACAAAGAAAGCCTTACATGCACTGAAGCCCTGGCGAGTTCCTTTGTGGCATAAAGTGCTTTACTTGTCATCTTTACTGGAAATCCACACAGCTGTGAAAAATTGCTCTTCATGTCAGAAAGAAAAGAGTTCACTACACTTTCTGCATCTGTTCTGGGGAAATACTGCACTGGCTGACTTCGGATGCAACTTAAAGGGTACCTGAGTAAGTGTTCAAGGATACATAACAAGTTTCTTTACTTTTCTATAATTATTAATCATCTTTGTTGAGAAGAAAACAAGGATTTGTCTAAATGTTTTTGAAAACAGTGAACAAAACCACTAAATTCCTTTTGGGCCTGAAGTTTATAAAGTTACAGGACTTCAGCA is a window from the Passer domesticus isolate bPasDom1 chromosome 1, bPasDom1.hap1, whole genome shotgun sequence genome containing:
- the C1H18orf63 gene encoding uncharacterized protein C18orf63 homolog isoform X8, which translates into the protein MNSTRHQSLFFVSLPELQKLCAATVTLSSQIPETEARSTQIKTCRQLLFLYQEILSAPVMGTLDQISVVMPIPFYESGICQAYVERHGATLEAPQTVTPALLQTCLSYTLTARLAPRWNKAGHLLVQGKDFLSHSGRQNAVVIDLNVSERQLCISVEPCSVRLPPPELADFDIPANTVKLFDSNENTVIQQHSILSNWCYVLPSMKMGQIINISHIIPPESPFRSYKDFQMHWKSLYGYILPEDLEETKIYLSVYFKPIGERFFTYPLSCIRSQPVQYFPRTDAESVVNSFLSDMKSNFSQLCGFPVKMTSKALYATKELARASVHEIKPKHTKLDGEMVCVVSLSEAPPRKPNLPGIPSTCSTGNSHWMERLIKEPGTHSFSSSIKTPGGVSIEATEKAMSNKQIPGVPELPDAKSLGTSVNSALESTLPKVSKIIPIFKGKLMQMNGKITNQTDRKKKENAERHSLIKSVGVSSSLLSVHKSSITQVFKHIQNMPVKTPTDSSVLQVKSMKTHTKHGTPIFRWKTQSSGQITNSDFSENSASGGSPSEVNHKKANSPFVLKNVGPVLQKSNTSPCLNTHESSTSSARRGKKFTGQNTAQFLEKQHQSMEVHLQICKSDNEMTNSSLSLQQTKRSNKGAGLNINESVFKDTVCVAKSEENKAACHSQDCTAEKPNFEQMITENKYLTCETLTSKPTLPVKESNMEASVKKTCARRRQQKEEGYSKLKRVKRSKTST
- the C1H18orf63 gene encoding uncharacterized protein C18orf63 homolog isoform X3 translates to MCSMALSVFQASMGPHIPTSHPCTTWVPQQQLAPWTHSGWICGDFCCSLKLTQCDLSPFLSAGQLHTSWNVTTIFRSCLSFSVSLTVRVAALPQIGVVPSFNEEALQDDFQVLLQGSQQHTMNSTRHQSLFFVSLPELQKLCAATVTLSSQIPETEARSTQIKTCRQLLFLYQEILSAPVMGTLDQISVVMPIPFYESGICQAYVERHGATLEAPQTVTPALLQTCLSYTLTARLAPRWNKAGHLLVQGKDFLSHSGRQNAVVIDLNVSERQLCISVEPCSVRLPPPELADFDIPANTVKLFDSNENTVIQQHSILSNWCYVLPSMKMGQIINISHIIPPESPFRSYKDFQMHWKSLYGYILPEDLEETKIYLSVYFKPIGERFFTYPLSCIRSQPVQYFPRTDAESVVNSFLSDMKSNFSQLCGFPVKMTSKALYATKELARASVHEIKPKHTKLDGEMVCVVSLSEAPPRKPNLPGIPSTCSTGNSHWMERLIKEPGTHSFSSSIKTPGGVSIEATEKAMSNKQIPGVPELPDAKSLGTSVNSALESTLPKVSKIIPIFKGKLMQMNGKITNQTDRKKKENAERHSLIKSVGVSSSLLSVHKSSITQVFKHIQNMPVKTPTDSSVLQVKSMKTHTKHGTPIFRWKTQSSGQITNSDFSENSASGGSPSEVNHKKANSPFVLKNVGPVLQKSNTSPCLNTHESSTSSARRGKKFTGQNTAQFLEKQHQSMEVHLQICKSDNEMTNSSLSLQQTKRSNKGAGLNINESVFKDTVCVAKSEENKAACHSQDCTAEKPNFEQMITENKYLTCETLTSKPTLPVKESNMEASVKKTCARRRQQKEEGYSKLKRVKRSKTST